In the genome of Kitasatospora cathayae, one region contains:
- a CDS encoding MFS transporter: protein MNEKPRPRQARLFGHRDFRLLLTGAAAAQTGSQVTLVALPLVAVVVLDATPFEVGLLTAAETAAFLLVGLPAGAWLDRMRKLPVLIRADVVRCVAVGSIPPAAALGVLTMPQLYLVALVTGVATVFFDVAHQSFLPAVLPREQLVGGNGALETVRSSAQIAGPGLGGGLVQLLGAPVAIVADACGYLASALLLTRIRVEEARPEPEPGRSLRAEVTEGVRFVLGHPLLRAIATATAMANLFGAVLAAVQTVFWVRVLDLSPGAIGALLSASAVGGLAGALCAGRLSRWVGQARLIWLATVVTAPFAVLWPLSSGAAGVLPFGLASGVVLFGAVAYNVAQVSFRQSVCPPELLGRMNATMRFLVWGTMPIGALGGGAVADWAGPRAALWVCAAGFLVVPVPLLLSPLRGMRELPAAPAEPGAVDATDTTNGGPAADIRPTPDTPDAEHSAASPTAP, encoded by the coding sequence ATGAACGAGAAGCCTCGCCCCCGCCAGGCCCGTCTGTTCGGCCACCGCGACTTCCGGCTCCTGCTGACCGGAGCCGCGGCGGCCCAGACGGGCAGTCAGGTCACCCTGGTCGCCCTGCCGCTGGTGGCGGTGGTGGTGCTCGACGCCACCCCGTTCGAGGTCGGTCTGCTCACGGCCGCCGAGACCGCCGCGTTCCTGCTGGTCGGCCTGCCGGCCGGTGCCTGGCTGGACCGGATGCGCAAGCTCCCGGTGCTGATCCGCGCCGACGTGGTGCGCTGCGTCGCGGTGGGCTCGATCCCGCCGGCGGCGGCGCTCGGGGTGCTGACCATGCCCCAGCTCTACCTGGTCGCGCTGGTCACCGGGGTGGCCACGGTCTTCTTCGACGTGGCCCACCAGTCCTTCCTGCCCGCCGTCCTGCCGCGTGAGCAACTGGTCGGTGGCAACGGCGCGTTGGAGACCGTCCGGTCCTCGGCGCAGATCGCCGGGCCGGGCCTGGGCGGCGGGCTGGTCCAGCTGCTCGGCGCGCCGGTCGCCATCGTGGCCGACGCCTGCGGCTACCTCGCCTCGGCCCTGCTGCTCACCCGGATCCGGGTCGAGGAGGCGCGGCCGGAGCCGGAGCCCGGACGGTCGCTGCGCGCCGAGGTGACCGAGGGCGTGCGCTTCGTGCTCGGCCACCCGCTGCTGCGGGCCATCGCCACCGCGACCGCCATGGCCAACCTGTTCGGCGCCGTCCTGGCGGCCGTCCAGACGGTGTTCTGGGTCCGGGTGCTCGACCTGTCGCCCGGCGCCATCGGCGCCCTGCTGTCGGCCTCCGCCGTCGGCGGGCTGGCGGGCGCGCTCTGCGCGGGGCGGCTGTCCCGCTGGGTCGGGCAGGCCCGGCTGATCTGGCTGGCCACCGTGGTGACCGCGCCCTTCGCGGTGCTGTGGCCGCTGTCCAGCGGCGCTGCGGGCGTCCTGCCGTTCGGCCTCGCCTCGGGCGTGGTGCTGTTCGGCGCGGTGGCCTACAACGTCGCGCAGGTGAGCTTCCGGCAGAGCGTCTGCCCGCCCGAGCTTCTCGGGCGGATGAACGCCACCATGCGCTTCCTGGTGTGGGGCACCATGCCGATCGGCGCGCTCGGCGGCGGGGCGGTCGCCGACTGGGCCGGCCCGCGCGCCGCGCTGTGGGTGTGCGCGGCGGGCTTCCTGGTGGTGCCGGTTCCGCTGCTGCTGTCGCCGCTCCGGGGGATGCGCGAGCTGCCCGCGGCGCCGGCGGAACCCGGGGCCGTGGACGCCACGGACACCACGAACGGCGGGCCCGCTGCGGACATCCGGCCCACCCCGGACACTCCGGACGCCGAGCACTCCGCCGCGAGTCCCACCGCCCCCTGA